The stretch of DNA CATTTAAGTATGCAAAAAGATATGGTAAACGAATGGGGTACAATTAACCCGGCCACCTTTGAAGTAGAAGACCATGCCACGGCTTTTATCCGGCTCGAAAACGGGGCAGTGGTCATGTTTGAAACCTCATGGGCAGCGAACATTCCGAAAGATGAAGAAACGATCAGCATTTCCGGCACAAAAGGCGGTATTGATGTGTTTCCGCTTCGCCTGAACAAAGCCGAGCATGGCGTGCTGATCAACTCGGATATCGCATGGATTCCAGAAGAAAAGCCGTTTGCCATTTTGCAGGCGGAACATTTTACTTCCTGCTGCTTTGGAGAAAGCACGCCGCTGACAAATCCAGAGGAATCCATGTACGTATCGAGTATCATTGAATCTGTTTACGAAAGCGCCAAAATTGGCCGCAGCGTCAAAATCAGATAAAAGGAGCGATTCCATTGAAATTAGGTGTATTTACCGTGTTATTCTCCAACAAGTCCTTTGAGGACATGCTGGATCATGTAAAAGAAGCTGGCCTGGACGCCGTTGAAATTGGTACAGGCTGTTATCCGGGCAACGCGCATTGTCCGCTTGATGAGCTGCTGGAAGATGAGAAAAAGCGTGCCGATTATCTGGAAGCTGTGACGTCACGCGGTCTTACAATCAGTGCCTTCAGCTGCCATGGCAATCCGCTCACACCGGACAAGGCATTTGCGGAAGAATCCGATTCTGTACTCCGTAAAACGATTAAGCTCGCTTCTCTTTTGAATGTGCCGGTTGTTAACTGTTTTTCCGGCACTCCAGGAGACTCCGAGGAAGCTAAGCAGCCAAACTGGCCTGTTGTTCCGTGGCCAGCAGAATATCATGATATTTTAAAATGGCAGTGGGAGAAAAAGCTTATTCCATATTGGAAGGAAATTGGCGAAATTGCCAAAAGCCATAATGTAAAAATTGGGCTCGAGCTGCATGGCGGTTTTCTGGTTCATACTCCTTATACAATGCTCAAGCTTCGCGAGGAAACATGTGATGCCATTGGTGCAAACCTTGATCCAAGTCATTTGTGGTGGCAGGGTATTGATCCAGTGGCTGCCATTAAAATTCTCGGTAAAGCAGGTGCTATTCACCATTTTCACGCGAAAGACACGTATATTGATCAAGACAACGTCAACATGTACGGCTTGACAGATATGCAGCCTTACGGTGATGTGCAGTCGCGTGCCTGGACATTCCGCAGTGTTGGCTGCGGTCATAGTGTACAGGAGTGGTCTGACATGATGAGCGCGCTTCGTCTATATAACTATGATTATGTCGTCAGCATCGAGCATGAAGATGCAATCATGTCTATCGACGAAGGCTTCAGCCGTGCTGTGAAAAATTTAAACGATGTACTGATCCGTGAATCTGCCGGTGAGATGTGGTGGGCGTAACAGAAGACGAGAAAAGGATAAAATCAAACCGATTTCATCCTTGAGAGTATAGACAAAGTAAGAAAGCAGGCTGATTGAAAACGTCTGCCTTTCCAGGAATGCAGCCGGCTGGGAAGCGGAGTGACCTTCTTCGGGTCATGAGCATTCAAAGCCGGCAAATGACGCCGAAAGCGGGCGTTTGCGGGCAGCCTGAAGGATGAAATCAAGATGATTTCATCCTTTCTTATTGGCCAAATAAGTTAGAGAAAAGGGAATGAAACAACGAACATACATGCCTCATTGTTTTCATTGTTTTCATTCTCCCTTCAGCATGATTTTGCACGGACTAGATAGGCGTTTTTCAGCGAATTTCAGTATAATAAGGAGAAAAGGGCGGGAACGGTTCCCTTCAGCGGATCGCTTCTGCTTATTGAAAGAAGGCAGCCGAGATGCAAAGTATCGATGTAATTTACAAAAGAGCTATTACGACAGAACAGCCTAAACTCGACGAA from Domibacillus sp. DTU_2020_1001157_1_SI_ALB_TIR_016 encodes:
- a CDS encoding sugar phosphate isomerase/epimerase family protein encodes the protein MKLGVFTVLFSNKSFEDMLDHVKEAGLDAVEIGTGCYPGNAHCPLDELLEDEKKRADYLEAVTSRGLTISAFSCHGNPLTPDKAFAEESDSVLRKTIKLASLLNVPVVNCFSGTPGDSEEAKQPNWPVVPWPAEYHDILKWQWEKKLIPYWKEIGEIAKSHNVKIGLELHGGFLVHTPYTMLKLREETCDAIGANLDPSHLWWQGIDPVAAIKILGKAGAIHHFHAKDTYIDQDNVNMYGLTDMQPYGDVQSRAWTFRSVGCGHSVQEWSDMMSALRLYNYDYVVSIEHEDAIMSIDEGFSRAVKNLNDVLIRESAGEMWWA